A section of the Microbacterium forte genome encodes:
- a CDS encoding helix-turn-helix transcriptional regulator, giving the protein METHDAISEFLTTRRAKLTPEQVGLPDFGGRRRVPGLRREEVALVAGMSAEYYKRLERGNAAGVSEQVIDGVSRALQLDDAEHAHLHDLIRAANAGAHRQPRRRPVRAQQLTPGLRQTIDAISTVPVYVQNGRLDAVATNALGRALFSEMLDDAHPPANAARFMFLDPRAQSFYREWDAQTRQIVAVLRAEAGRSPYDRKLSDLVGELSTRSDLFRTLWGAHDVREHRTGVKKVHHPVVGDLDLTFQAMDLASDRGLSMIVFSAEPGSATHERLQLLANLEHTAVREAAKENGRA; this is encoded by the coding sequence ATGGAGACCCACGACGCCATCAGCGAGTTCCTCACGACGAGGCGTGCCAAGCTCACCCCCGAGCAAGTCGGGCTGCCCGACTTCGGCGGTCGTCGTCGAGTGCCGGGGCTGCGCCGAGAAGAGGTCGCCCTCGTCGCCGGAATGAGTGCCGAGTACTACAAGCGCCTCGAGCGCGGCAACGCGGCCGGGGTATCGGAGCAGGTCATCGACGGAGTCAGCCGGGCCCTGCAGCTCGACGATGCCGAACACGCGCATCTGCACGACCTCATCAGGGCGGCGAACGCCGGAGCGCATCGACAGCCGCGTCGTCGTCCCGTACGGGCGCAGCAGCTCACGCCGGGCTTGCGGCAGACGATCGATGCGATCTCCACCGTTCCCGTCTACGTGCAGAACGGTCGTCTCGACGCGGTCGCGACCAACGCCCTCGGTCGGGCGCTGTTCTCCGAGATGCTCGATGACGCGCATCCCCCGGCCAATGCGGCACGGTTCATGTTCCTCGATCCACGCGCCCAGTCCTTCTACCGGGAGTGGGACGCGCAGACGCGTCAGATCGTCGCTGTGCTCCGTGCCGAGGCAGGTCGGTCGCCGTACGACCGGAAGCTCAGCGATCTCGTCGGTGAGCTCTCCACCCGCAGCGATCTCTTCCGTACGCTGTGGGGAGCCCACGATGTGCGGGAGCACCGCACGGGGGTGAAGAAGGTGCACCACCCCGTGGTCGGAGACCTGGACCTCACATTCCAGGCCATGGACCTCGCGTCCGACCGGGGGCTCTCGATGATCGTCTTCTCTGCTGAGCCGGGCTCGGCCACCCATGAGCGCCTCCAACTGCTCGCCAACCTGGAGCACACGGCGGTGCGCGAAGCCGCGAAGGAGAACGGTCGAGCCTGA